In Nitrospira sp. MA-1, one genomic interval encodes:
- a CDS encoding aldo/keto reductase yields MTLTAYNNVPLPSLMYGTAWKEGATTHLVQLAVGSGFTAIDTANQLIHYREDLVGEALLALDKLGVKRETLFLQTKFTPVNGQDHRTPYDASADLTTQVQQSFASSLTHLHTDYVNSYVLHGPYSRFGLGDSDREVWAAMEDLYQTGKTKMIGISNVTAGQLTQLCEEARIKPMVVQNRCYASHGWDREVRGICQTHGIIYQGFSLLTANRGVMADPDIRTIAKRLGTNPAQVIFCFALQIGMLPLTGTTSQQHMEEDLQAESFSLLPEEIELIDTIGE; encoded by the coding sequence ATGACTTTAACAGCCTATAATAATGTCCCACTTCCCTCATTGATGTATGGCACGGCGTGGAAAGAAGGCGCCACAACCCATCTGGTGCAATTGGCGGTGGGGTCGGGGTTTACAGCCATCGACACGGCCAACCAGCTCATTCATTACCGGGAAGACCTGGTGGGTGAAGCTCTGCTGGCACTCGATAAGCTGGGAGTTAAGCGGGAAACCCTGTTTTTGCAAACGAAATTTACCCCGGTGAACGGACAGGACCATCGCACTCCCTATGATGCCTCGGCCGATCTCACCACTCAGGTGCAGCAATCATTTGCCAGTTCGCTCACCCACCTCCATACCGACTATGTGAACTCATATGTCTTGCATGGTCCGTACTCACGATTTGGGTTGGGAGATTCTGACCGTGAGGTATGGGCGGCCATGGAGGACCTCTATCAAACAGGGAAGACCAAAATGATTGGTATCAGCAATGTCACGGCCGGGCAACTCACCCAACTGTGTGAAGAGGCAAGGATCAAACCCATGGTCGTGCAGAACCGGTGTTATGCCTCCCATGGTTGGGATAGAGAAGTGAGGGGGATTTGCCAAACCCATGGCATCATTTACCAGGGCTTTTCGCTCCTGACGGCCAACAGAGGGGTGATGGCCGACCCCGATATTCGGACCATCGCTAAACGATTGGGGACGAATCCCGCGCAAGTGATTTTTTGCTTTGCCCTGCAAATCGGGATGCTCCCATTGACGGGAACGACCAGCCAACAACATATGGAAGAGGATCTTCAGGCCGAATCGTTCTCATTATTGCCTGAAGAGATCGAACTGATTGACACGATCGGCGAATAA
- a CDS encoding glutathione S-transferase family protein, protein MRRQPQFPDEQSSEGAFTRQGDAFREWVTDDGSSEFPAARGRYHLYVSWACPWAHRTIIVRKLKRLEDAIGMTVVDPIRDDRGWAFRDGPGHSTDPVNGFQFLSEAYRANDPDYRGRVTVPALWDRETKRLVSNSDDDIMRMLNTAFNQFTASKLDLYPVDLRQEIDQLNGDIYEQVNDGVYRAGFATSQPAYEHAVRRLFEMLDALELRLAMQRYLFGKVPVETDWRLFVTLIRFDAVYHGHFKCNIRRIIDYPNLFGYLKDLYQYDDVAETVNMDHIKRHYYVTHDDINPTGIVPLGPDQDLRSPHGREHL, encoded by the coding sequence ATGCGCAGACAACCGCAATTTCCTGACGAACAATCAAGTGAAGGAGCTTTTACACGACAAGGTGATGCATTCCGGGAATGGGTGACTGATGATGGTAGTTCAGAATTTCCTGCGGCGCGTGGGCGGTATCATCTGTATGTCTCTTGGGCATGTCCGTGGGCGCATCGCACGATTATTGTGCGAAAGCTGAAACGGTTGGAAGACGCGATTGGCATGACGGTTGTCGATCCGATTCGGGATGACCGGGGCTGGGCATTCCGTGACGGGCCGGGACATTCGACTGACCCCGTCAACGGGTTTCAGTTTCTGAGTGAGGCTTATCGTGCGAATGATCCGGACTATCGGGGACGCGTGACGGTGCCCGCATTGTGGGATCGTGAAACCAAACGTCTCGTGAGTAATTCCGATGACGACATCATGCGGATGTTGAATACGGCGTTCAATCAGTTTACCGCCAGCAAATTAGACCTGTATCCGGTTGATCTCCGGCAAGAGATCGACCAACTGAATGGCGATATTTATGAACAGGTCAATGACGGGGTCTATCGCGCTGGATTTGCGACGTCTCAACCGGCCTACGAACATGCAGTCCGGCGTCTATTTGAGATGCTGGATGCATTGGAATTGCGTTTAGCCATGCAACGATATCTTTTTGGGAAGGTCCCGGTGGAAACAGACTGGCGGTTATTCGTGACACTCATCCGGTTCGACGCGGTGTACCACGGACATTTCAAATGTAATATCCGTCGCATCATTGATTACCCGAATTTATTTGGCTACCTCAAAGATCTCTATCAATACGACGACGTGGCGGAGACCGTCAATATGGATCACATCAAACGCCATTACTACGTCACCCACGATGACATTAATCCCACGGGTATTGTTCCCCTCGGCCCCGACCAGGATCTTCGCTCCCCCCATGGCCGGGAACATCTGTAG
- a CDS encoding response regulator, with product MGNDSAATEMLKEALGEWGYDIVTARNGWEALVLAGRRPVDGMLVDMNMPIMDGRTMLSELRWLGYRMPVLMMLGESDERIQSQLLMEGAQGFILKPPHLPSLQQTCRQVFSKYAVEEYAASYFPAGSNKK from the coding sequence GTGGGGAATGATTCTGCGGCAACGGAAATGTTGAAAGAGGCGCTGGGTGAATGGGGATACGATATCGTTACGGCAAGGAATGGATGGGAAGCTTTGGTTCTGGCGGGTCGGCGTCCGGTGGATGGAATGCTTGTAGATATGAACATGCCCATTATGGATGGGAGGACCATGCTTAGTGAATTACGCTGGTTGGGGTATCGGATGCCAGTGCTAATGATGTTAGGTGAGTCGGACGAACGAATCCAATCTCAATTGTTGATGGAAGGCGCCCAGGGCTTCATTTTAAAGCCACCTCATCTCCCATCTCTCCAGCAAACGTGTAGACAGGTATTTTCAAAGTATGCAGTTGAGGAATATGCCGCTTCTTATTTCCCCGCTGGTTCTAACAAGAAATGA
- a CDS encoding ATP-grasp domain-containing protein — protein MPRLLLLLPTTTYRAEAFLEAARRVQVSVTIGTEQAPESLLVASENVLLLDVRHPQAAARTVIEFVQHHPIDAVIGVDDVTAVTAAAIAEAVGLPHNSVASVTAARNKRQMRELLSRQGIPVPSHKVFPLDGDSGAFAKEVVYPCVVKPLILSASCGVIRANDEQEFENAFRRVGTLLTNLNLAAVDEQARWILVEDFVPGIEVALEGLLTKGVFQPLAMFDKPDPLDGPYFEETLYITPSRLSSDRQQQVVDCADRTAKALGLWEGPVHGEFRLNENGLWVIEMAARAIGGRCSRTLDFSAGISLEGLILRHALRMPIPPLLRQQQAAGVMMLPIPYSGMLHEVRGQAEARAVPGIIELTITAEPGELLIPLPEGTRYLGFLLARGKTPEDVERSLREAHQRLTVVIGASPPTTDRSPSSPHSKAMRF, from the coding sequence ATGCCAAGACTCCTCCTGCTCTTGCCGACCACCACCTATCGGGCAGAGGCGTTTCTCGAAGCAGCCCGGCGGGTGCAGGTATCTGTAACCATTGGGACAGAGCAGGCTCCGGAAAGCCTTCTGGTCGCGTCGGAGAACGTGTTGCTACTCGATGTTCGCCATCCACAGGCAGCCGCCAGGACCGTGATTGAATTCGTCCAACATCACCCGATCGATGCAGTGATTGGAGTCGACGACGTCACCGCTGTCACCGCTGCTGCCATCGCGGAAGCAGTCGGATTACCCCATAACTCTGTCGCGTCCGTCACCGCCGCCAGAAACAAACGGCAGATGCGGGAATTATTGTCCCGACAGGGCATTCCTGTTCCTTCCCATAAGGTATTCCCCCTCGACGGTGATTCAGGAGCTTTCGCAAAGGAAGTGGTCTATCCCTGCGTCGTAAAACCTCTCATTCTTTCGGCCAGTTGTGGGGTAATTCGTGCCAATGACGAACAGGAGTTTGAGAATGCATTCCGTCGGGTGGGCACCCTCCTGACCAATTTGAATCTGGCAGCAGTGGACGAGCAGGCCCGTTGGATCCTCGTGGAAGATTTTGTGCCGGGAATCGAAGTGGCGTTGGAAGGTTTGCTCACAAAGGGAGTCTTCCAGCCCCTGGCGATGTTCGATAAGCCTGATCCGCTCGATGGACCCTATTTTGAAGAGACACTCTATATCACACCTTCCCGTCTCTCCTCCGATCGACAACAACAAGTTGTGGACTGCGCAGATCGAACGGCAAAGGCACTCGGACTATGGGAAGGGCCGGTGCATGGGGAGTTCCGCTTGAATGAAAACGGGTTATGGGTCATTGAGATGGCGGCACGAGCCATTGGCGGGCGATGTTCCAGAACGCTGGACTTTTCGGCAGGGATATCGCTCGAAGGTCTGATCCTTCGTCATGCACTCCGGATGCCGATTCCACCTCTTCTCCGGCAACAGCAGGCGGCAGGCGTGATGATGCTTCCAATTCCGTATAGCGGGATGCTGCATGAAGTGAGAGGGCAGGCTGAAGCCAGGGCGGTACCAGGAATTATCGAACTGACGATAACGGCAGAGCCAGGAGAATTACTCATTCCCCTTCCGGAAGGCACACGCTACTTGGGCTTCCTTTTAGCACGTGGCAAGACACCGGAGGATGTGGAGCGTTCGCTTCGTGAGGCCCACCAACGGTTGACAGTCGTCATAGGCGCCTCACCACCGACAACCGACAGATCACCATCATCACCTCACTCAAAAGCCATGAGATTTTGA
- a CDS encoding DUF169 domain-containing protein, which produces MEAELKTQGTKIQELLGLKVPAVAIAFRDTAPAGIPRVTTPAPAGCGYWKLATEGRTFYTEGSDHFGCPVGAHTHGVELPPQVATELNGLIQTMVDMQYLTMKEIPMIPHREETFHVAVYAPLTQATFTPDVVLVRGTVKQLMLLAEATQAAGVPGGSATMGRPTCAVLPESLQSGHAATSFGCIGNRVYTGLGDDEGYYAIPGARVPDVVSKLAVITEANRQLEAFHRSRL; this is translated from the coding sequence GTGGAAGCTGAACTCAAAACACAAGGCACGAAGATTCAGGAACTTTTAGGATTGAAGGTCCCGGCAGTGGCCATCGCATTTCGGGACACGGCACCTGCGGGCATTCCACGGGTCACCACTCCTGCACCCGCAGGATGCGGCTATTGGAAGCTCGCGACTGAGGGCCGGACCTTCTATACGGAAGGATCCGATCACTTTGGTTGTCCGGTCGGAGCCCATACCCACGGTGTGGAGCTTCCACCCCAGGTCGCGACGGAGCTGAACGGTCTGATCCAGACGATGGTAGACATGCAGTACCTGACGATGAAAGAAATTCCGATGATCCCGCATCGAGAGGAGACCTTTCACGTGGCCGTTTATGCGCCACTCACCCAGGCCACGTTCACTCCGGACGTGGTGCTGGTTCGAGGGACCGTCAAGCAGCTGATGCTTCTGGCAGAAGCGACACAGGCAGCGGGTGTACCCGGCGGAAGTGCGACCATGGGAAGGCCGACCTGCGCCGTGCTGCCGGAATCACTGCAATCGGGACATGCGGCAACCAGTTTTGGCTGTATTGGAAACCGCGTCTATACCGGACTCGGGGATGACGAGGGCTATTACGCCATTCCCGGTGCCAGGGTGCCCGACGTCGTGAGTAAGTTGGCAGTCATCACCGAGGCCAATCGTCAGTTGGAAGCATTTCATCGATCACGCTTGTAA
- a CDS encoding CUAEP/CCAEP-tail radical SAM protein, protein MEPVTEPTKERLLLRPPGAIMFVSCYELGHQPLGIAQPMGFLEQVGYSPVGLDIAVETIDEPALRLAKFVGISVPMHTALRLGVRVAELIREKNPDCHICFYGLYASINAEYLLQELADTVVGGEYEIPLRSLIEALDRGQTINHLEGVSSPNRVVAPYLKRPYSTTSTTSQPIPSRTGLPMLDQYAQLEENGTERLVGYVETSRGCLHLCLHCPIVPVYEGRFFLVPEAVVLEDIRHQVHAGATHITFGDPDFLNGPGHSLSIVRRMHEEFPQLTFDFTAKIEHLLKHRALMPDFEAQGCLFIISAVESFSDHVLEQLHKGHTGADIITALAILREAGITLRPSLVAFTPWTSLDDYLHMLDMVEDHDLIDATDPVQLSIRLLVPPGSALLAKSDIQRFLGPLDQASFQYPWTHSDDRMDQLHQAVSAIVEASAKEEEDAMVTFDRIRANADKIAGWPVETSTRTRVSRPDRPKPPRLTESWFCCAEPTTQQFRPLLTKGHEEI, encoded by the coding sequence ATGGAACCCGTTACCGAACCTACAAAAGAACGATTGTTGCTCAGGCCCCCGGGCGCGATCATGTTTGTCTCATGTTATGAATTGGGTCACCAACCTCTTGGCATCGCCCAGCCGATGGGATTTCTGGAGCAAGTCGGATATTCGCCGGTTGGCCTGGACATCGCCGTTGAAACCATTGATGAACCGGCTCTCAGGCTCGCCAAATTTGTCGGTATTTCCGTACCCATGCACACCGCCCTCAGGCTTGGGGTGCGCGTAGCCGAGCTGATTCGCGAAAAAAATCCAGACTGCCACATCTGTTTCTATGGCCTGTACGCCTCGATTAATGCGGAATATTTACTCCAGGAATTGGCCGATACTGTGGTGGGCGGAGAGTATGAGATCCCGTTACGATCACTCATTGAGGCACTCGATCGAGGTCAGACGATCAACCATCTCGAGGGAGTGAGCTCTCCGAATCGGGTCGTTGCTCCCTATTTGAAGCGACCCTACTCAACCACTTCAACGACGTCCCAACCAATCCCAAGTCGGACAGGACTCCCGATGTTGGACCAATATGCCCAGCTCGAAGAGAACGGGACAGAACGATTAGTCGGATACGTCGAGACCAGTCGTGGTTGCCTCCACCTCTGTCTTCATTGCCCCATCGTGCCGGTCTATGAAGGGCGATTCTTCCTTGTCCCGGAGGCCGTCGTCCTCGAGGACATTCGGCATCAAGTACATGCAGGCGCCACGCATATCACTTTCGGCGATCCTGATTTTTTAAACGGACCGGGGCATTCCCTCAGCATTGTTCGTAGGATGCATGAGGAGTTTCCGCAACTGACCTTTGATTTCACCGCGAAGATCGAACACCTCTTGAAGCACCGTGCTCTGATGCCGGATTTTGAAGCACAGGGGTGCCTGTTCATCATCTCCGCTGTGGAGTCGTTCAGTGACCATGTTTTGGAACAATTGCATAAGGGGCATACAGGAGCTGATATCATCACAGCGCTCGCCATTCTGCGCGAAGCCGGCATCACGCTTCGCCCGTCGCTCGTGGCTTTCACGCCCTGGACCAGCCTGGACGATTACCTCCATATGTTGGACATGGTGGAAGACCACGATCTTATCGACGCGACCGACCCGGTGCAGTTGAGCATTCGTCTCTTGGTGCCTCCCGGCTCGGCTCTTCTCGCCAAGTCTGACATTCAGAGGTTTCTCGGTCCACTGGATCAGGCCAGCTTTCAGTATCCATGGACGCATTCGGATGACCGGATGGATCAACTACATCAGGCGGTAAGTGCAATCGTGGAAGCGAGTGCCAAGGAAGAGGAAGATGCGATGGTCACCTTTGATCGTATTCGAGCGAATGCTGATAAGATAGCCGGGTGGCCCGTTGAGACCTCAACTCGGACACGGGTGAGCAGGCCTGATCGTCCGAAGCCGCCCCGGTTAACGGAATCATGGTTCTGCTGCGCTGAGCCGACGACCCAGCAATTCAGACCGTTACTGACAAAGGGGCATGAGGAAATCTAG
- a CDS encoding response regulator — translation MNHQPSSPLLAKDLMDSEALPLCRGKFENDLALQFLSGQYCGWPVVDSEQKILGIVSDARLFEAVSRLYSLDDLKVEDTMTPPIYVHEDESLDKVLDVMTHQHVQRMPVVRNHNLVGVISRARVLQHCLSSPSASSRSVPRCAWCEREQDSSAAMVSTKEGRNLAWFLSIDQLKFSEIDLAHTYCPTCVKTLRAVNTTSGNLSSDKREIREIRPCLLVVDDDPTVTGLLTHALQEWGYEVLVARNGWEGLAVVSRQTVDGILLDMDMPIMDGRTMLDELRWLGHQVPVLMMSGATDERALRQLLHEGAQGFFVKPFHLKSLKEACRKILQKNESQASSPSHVA, via the coding sequence ATGAACCACCAGCCTTCGTCCCCCCTATTGGCAAAAGACTTAATGGATTCCGAAGCCTTACCACTATGCCGTGGGAAATTCGAAAACGATTTGGCGCTGCAATTCCTCTCCGGTCAATATTGCGGATGGCCGGTCGTTGATTCCGAACAAAAAATTCTTGGGATCGTGTCAGATGCCCGTCTGTTCGAGGCGGTTTCACGGTTGTATTCACTTGATGATCTTAAAGTCGAAGACACGATGACCCCACCTATATATGTGCATGAGGATGAATCTCTTGATAAGGTCCTGGATGTGATGACGCACCAACACGTTCAGAGAATGCCTGTCGTGCGCAACCATAATCTTGTCGGAGTCATCTCCCGGGCAAGGGTGTTGCAGCATTGTCTTTCGTCACCCTCGGCTTCTTCCCGATCAGTTCCTAGGTGTGCGTGGTGTGAACGGGAGCAGGATTCCTCTGCCGCGATGGTTAGCACCAAAGAGGGACGGAATTTGGCTTGGTTTTTATCTATAGACCAACTCAAATTTTCTGAGATCGATCTCGCGCATACCTATTGCCCTACTTGTGTCAAAACTCTTCGGGCAGTCAACACCACATCCGGGAATCTGTCCTCCGATAAGAGGGAGATTCGGGAAATCCGGCCATGCTTGTTGGTGGTTGATGATGATCCAACAGTGACCGGACTATTAACCCATGCGCTTCAGGAATGGGGATATGAGGTGCTTGTTGCGAGAAATGGATGGGAGGGGCTGGCCGTTGTGAGCCGCCAAACGGTGGATGGAATTTTATTAGATATGGATATGCCCATTATGGATGGGAGAACCATGCTGGATGAATTACGATGGTTGGGCCATCAGGTGCCAGTGTTAATGATGTCTGGGGCAACGGACGAACGAGCTCTCCGGCAATTGTTACATGAAGGCGCTCAAGGGTTTTTTGTGAAACCGTTTCATCTGAAATCTCTCAAGGAAGCCTGTCGGAAGATCCTTCAAAAGAATGAGTCCCAGGCATCCTCTCCTTCCCATGTGGCCTGA
- a CDS encoding aromatic ring-hydroxylating dioxygenase subunit alpha, giving the protein MIEQSQTPIDRQKENGAPIILECSASRSGQSPLTSDLRKTGLHPDNWYPLARSRDLKKGKMLGVSFAGYPIVLVRTVTGMVYALEDRCAHRQVPLHCGVVHGEHVQCGYHSWTFDQTGRCVGVPYLEKNQARPSGVRSYPCREAYGLVFVFPGSVGRVEEVEFPKVSLAADPQYKTRYLDRQVGCHYSFMHENLMDMNHQFLHRRLMGGIRTVFLELREGPHAVEVDYTFSRIKGKQPLGEKLILGSTKPSADGPKHDLMTICTNYPYQTLKFWTAGSTYPALNLWNVYVPIDPAQRINHTYGLMMIRKPSIPGLIHLLWPFIVWFTDGIFAQDRWIVEEEQKAFDRQGADWNQEVFPVIQSLRSLLGREGIAL; this is encoded by the coding sequence ATGATTGAACAATCGCAAACACCCATAGACAGACAGAAGGAAAACGGCGCTCCCATTATCCTGGAATGTTCTGCGTCCCGGTCTGGGCAATCGCCTCTCACATCCGATTTAAGGAAAACCGGTCTTCACCCGGACAATTGGTATCCCCTCGCCCGCTCCAGAGACCTGAAAAAGGGAAAAATGCTTGGAGTGTCCTTTGCCGGTTATCCGATTGTGCTGGTGAGAACCGTAACCGGAATGGTCTATGCACTCGAAGACCGATGCGCCCATCGACAAGTACCGCTCCATTGCGGAGTGGTGCATGGAGAACATGTCCAGTGTGGATATCATTCCTGGACTTTTGATCAGACGGGGCGATGCGTGGGTGTACCATATTTAGAAAAAAACCAAGCACGACCGTCAGGAGTCAGAAGTTATCCCTGTCGGGAAGCCTATGGCCTGGTGTTTGTATTTCCGGGCTCGGTGGGCAGAGTGGAGGAAGTTGAATTCCCAAAGGTGTCTTTAGCAGCCGATCCGCAATATAAAACGCGATACCTTGACCGTCAGGTGGGCTGCCATTACTCATTCATGCATGAGAACCTTATGGATATGAACCATCAGTTTTTGCACCGTCGACTGATGGGCGGGATTCGAACGGTCTTCCTGGAACTACGAGAGGGGCCGCATGCGGTGGAAGTCGACTACACCTTCTCTCGAATAAAAGGCAAACAACCACTTGGAGAAAAACTCATTCTGGGGAGTACCAAGCCATCAGCAGATGGCCCAAAACATGATCTGATGACCATCTGTACAAACTACCCCTACCAAACGCTCAAGTTTTGGACAGCCGGGAGTACTTACCCGGCATTAAATCTCTGGAATGTGTATGTTCCCATTGATCCTGCGCAACGAATCAATCACACCTATGGGTTGATGATGATCAGGAAACCTTCAATTCCAGGCCTCATCCACCTCTTGTGGCCGTTTATTGTGTGGTTTACCGATGGAATTTTTGCACAAGATCGTTGGATTGTTGAGGAAGAACAGAAAGCCTTTGATCGCCAGGGCGCTGACTGGAACCAGGAGGTTTTCCCTGTGATTCAGAGCTTAAGAAGCTTGTTGGGTCGCGAAGGCATTGCCTTATGA
- a CDS encoding ATP-binding protein — protein MKPQERSWLGTGSIGRALMVLTTVFILALFGILLYTITTIQNQRLDSVTVDLAGRQRMLSQRLMNEILLTSQGIPADYRFTQQMLTQTLDALLVGGQAVINPKNGEKVALTSPPSQEILQALGEQQTLLAEFMHRADTFLKTQSDHPRYSFELDGLLAVNVRLIEAANKAVKLYSRNSQEKISTMIVWESLIGILVIPFGILMTRQVKLANQELEHEIQERSRIETALRYRIEIENLVTNLSTQFISLETQDLDAGINRALEAIGTFGGVDRSYVFVIVDDGKTMNNTHEWCQTGIEPQITRLQGLQMHDLPWFADRLTSGPFFQISSVANLPLEASAEKEVFERQQIQSLVIVPMVLRGKLFGFLGLDSVRHEKTWSEEDIRLLQMAGEIFVNGFERQEVEENLRKSEAAKVEAFRQSDALKTALLSLVSHELRTPLTAIKASIAGLIELSRQDASKMQQEFLQGINQEIDFLNGLVENLLDMSKVEAGTLVPHREWHLLEDLVEGAIRRVEMSLESRSLEVNLGEKISPIFVDGIEIQQVLINLLDNATKYSPAGSLVSIVGRMMPNQVEVRVSSEGEGIPQEELVSIFDRFYRLKGPRTRLIRGTGLGLAICKGMIEAHGGRIWAESQNRVVTICFTVPTPEAPTMTIFDREEE, from the coding sequence GTGAAACCACAAGAACGTTCATGGTTAGGAACAGGATCAATCGGACGAGCATTAATGGTTCTCACCACGGTCTTTATTTTAGCCTTGTTCGGCATCCTGCTCTATACGATCACCACAATTCAGAATCAAAGACTCGACAGTGTGACGGTGGATCTGGCTGGACGACAGCGGATGTTGTCTCAACGACTCATGAATGAAATTTTATTGACGTCCCAAGGAATTCCTGCTGATTACCGGTTCACCCAACAGATGTTGACCCAAACGCTGGATGCGTTACTTGTCGGTGGACAAGCCGTAATAAACCCGAAAAATGGCGAAAAGGTGGCCCTCACTTCCCCCCCATCCCAGGAAATATTACAGGCATTAGGGGAGCAACAAACACTCTTGGCGGAATTCATGCATCGGGCCGATACCTTTTTGAAAACGCAATCCGATCATCCCCGATATTCTTTTGAATTAGACGGGCTTCTGGCTGTCAATGTCCGGTTGATTGAGGCAGCCAACAAGGCCGTAAAGTTATACAGCAGAAATTCCCAAGAAAAGATCTCAACCATGATCGTTTGGGAATCTCTTATCGGTATCTTGGTGATCCCATTTGGAATTCTCATGACGAGACAGGTCAAACTGGCTAATCAGGAGCTTGAACATGAAATTCAGGAACGCTCCAGGATAGAAACGGCTCTGCGTTATCGAATCGAAATTGAAAACCTCGTGACGAATCTTTCAACTCAATTTATCAGTCTTGAAACACAAGATTTGGATGCGGGGATTAATCGAGCCCTGGAAGCCATTGGCACTTTCGGAGGTGTGGATCGAAGTTATGTGTTTGTCATTGTGGACGACGGAAAGACGATGAACAATACCCATGAATGGTGCCAGACGGGTATCGAGCCTCAAATCACAAGACTTCAGGGGCTTCAAATGCATGATTTACCCTGGTTTGCTGACCGTCTGACCTCCGGCCCGTTTTTTCAAATATCAAGTGTGGCAAATCTTCCGCTTGAGGCGAGTGCCGAAAAAGAGGTGTTTGAAAGGCAGCAAATTCAATCCCTGGTGATTGTGCCCATGGTTTTACGGGGGAAATTGTTCGGGTTTCTTGGGCTTGATTCAGTGAGGCATGAAAAAACCTGGTCGGAAGAGGACATCAGGCTCCTCCAAATGGCAGGAGAAATATTTGTGAATGGGTTTGAACGACAAGAGGTAGAAGAAAATTTAAGGAAAAGTGAAGCCGCCAAAGTTGAAGCCTTTCGTCAAAGCGATGCCCTGAAAACAGCTCTGCTGTCCTTGGTTTCGCACGAGCTACGAACTCCCCTTACTGCCATCAAGGCTTCCATTGCTGGATTGATTGAGCTTTCCAGGCAGGACGCGTCCAAGATGCAGCAGGAATTTCTCCAGGGCATCAATCAGGAAATCGATTTTTTAAATGGATTGGTTGAAAATCTTCTGGACATGTCAAAGGTTGAAGCGGGAACGCTGGTTCCCCATCGTGAATGGCATTTATTGGAAGATTTGGTCGAAGGTGCAATCAGGCGAGTGGAAATGTCATTGGAAAGCCGATCTCTTGAAGTGAACCTTGGGGAAAAAATCTCTCCTATTTTTGTGGATGGGATAGAAATTCAGCAAGTCCTGATCAACCTGTTAGATAATGCCACTAAATATTCTCCTGCAGGATCCTTGGTCAGCATTGTTGGGCGAATGATGCCGAACCAGGTGGAGGTACGGGTCTCCAGCGAAGGAGAAGGAATCCCTCAGGAAGAATTAGTCAGTATTTTCGATCGATTTTACCGACTAAAGGGTCCGCGGACACGACTCATTCGTGGTACAGGTTTGGGATTGGCGATCTGTAAAGGTATGATCGAAGCACATGGTGGTCGCATTTGGGCCGAATCTCAGAATCGAGTCGTGACGATTTGCTTTACGGTGCCGACTCCTGAGGCACCCACGATGACCATTTTTGACCGAGAAGAGGAGTAA
- a CDS encoding response regulator transcription factor, translating into MAPGSRILAVDDERQIRRSLQINLEAKGYEVLTAETGEEALQIMSHRLPDLALVDLLLPGMDGIELTRHLCETYQIPIIILSAIGEEAKKIEALEVGADDYVTKPFSMEELTARIRSVLRRSSSISGNDPVFTFGNLQINFESRNVCIRNAPVKLTPTEYDLLKFLIQNSGKVLTHGTILRAIWGAGYSEQAQYLRVFIGNLRKKLEKNTARPQYILTDPGVGYRFATEFVEDQKPV; encoded by the coding sequence ATGGCTCCTGGATCCCGAATTTTGGCTGTTGACGATGAGCGGCAAATACGTCGTTCCTTGCAGATCAATCTTGAGGCAAAGGGATATGAGGTCTTGACGGCTGAAACCGGAGAAGAGGCCCTCCAAATTATGAGCCACCGCCTTCCGGACCTGGCTCTGGTTGATTTGCTGCTTCCCGGAATGGATGGAATCGAATTAACCCGGCATTTGTGTGAAACCTATCAAATCCCGATCATTATTCTTTCCGCGATTGGGGAAGAAGCGAAAAAAATTGAAGCTCTTGAAGTAGGTGCCGATGACTATGTGACCAAACCGTTTAGTATGGAAGAGCTGACGGCGAGAATCCGGTCAGTCCTGCGACGTTCTTCCTCAATTTCTGGTAACGATCCTGTGTTCACATTTGGGAATTTACAGATCAACTTTGAAAGTCGTAATGTCTGCATTCGAAACGCGCCCGTCAAGTTAACCCCGACGGAATATGATCTGTTGAAGTTCCTCATTCAGAATTCCGGAAAAGTTTTGACGCATGGAACCATTCTCCGGGCGATTTGGGGGGCTGGATATAGTGAACAGGCTCAATATTTACGTGTCTTCATTGGAAACTTAAGAAAAAAATTGGAAAAAAACACGGCCCGTCCTCAGTATATTCTCACGGATCCCGGAGTCGGCTATCGATTTGCCACCGAATTTGTGGAAGATCAGAAACCCGTCTGA